The following proteins are co-located in the Solanum pennellii chromosome 8, SPENNV200 genome:
- the LOC107027801 gene encoding uncharacterized protein LOC107027801, with protein sequence MKITRMHLKFLIAITFFISYDKVEGLTKQEDEALERRLQLLNKPAVKTIKTEYGDIYDCVDFYQQPAFDHPLLKNHTYDPQMKPTFSLTKEDEEPSTLRNTPNMLKDGGCPKGTVPIRRTTKEDLIREQNAGRLNASYAKGIYHFALEETSDNQNNKFTGAGAWMSIYAPKVQNNQWSASVVKLQNGRDQIQAGWRVDPILYGDARARFFVLFKSGTTQCFNTRCKGFIIVNTQIPLDHVFPHVSKDGDIFEERFYIQKDLINGNWWLRYGPDSTQIGYWPAEVFGGLKNFASKAAWGGEAFSLGPTFPPMGTGQFPQRDTSVDAYCRKIAIINSAGKTAEAGPLSKFEDASALYQVSDKQTGDNDFGHLVFLGGPGSNK encoded by the exons ATGAAGATCACTCGGATGCATCTAAAATTTCTTATTgcaattacattttttattagttatgaTAAAGTTGAGGGCTTAACCAAGCAAGAAGATGAAGCATTGGAGAGGAGATTACAGCTTTTAAATAAGCCAGCAGTTAAAACTATTAAG ACCGAATATGGAGATATTTATGATTGCGTAGATTTCTATCAACAGCCGGCATTTGATCATCCATTGCTAAAAAACCATACTTATGATCCTCAG ATGAAACCAACTTTTTCTCTAACAAAAGAAGACGAAGAACCCTCGACATTGAGAAACACCCCCAATATGTTAAAAGATGGAGGTTGTCCAAAGGGAACAGTTCCTATAAGAAGAACTACGAAAGAAGATCTCATTAGAGAACAAAATGCGGGTCGATTGAATGCTAGTTATGCTAAAGGCATCTATCAC TTTGCTCTAGAAGAAACATCAGATAACCAAAATAATAAGTTTACGGGAGCTGGTGCGTGGATGAGCATTTACGCTCCAAAGGTTCAAAATAACCAATGGAGTGCATCTGTTGTGAAGTTACAAAATGGTCGTGACCAAATACAAGCTGGTTGGCGT GTGGATCCAATTCTTTATGGTGATGCTCGTGCACGATTTTTCGTATTATTCAAA TCTGGCACAACTCAATGCTTCAACACACGTTGCAAAGGATTCATAATAGTGAATACACAAATACCCCTGGACCATGTATTCCCACATGTTTCCAAAGATGGAGATATATTCGAGGAGAGGTTTTATATTCAAAAG GACTTGATAAATGGAAATTGGTGGCTACGTTATGGTCCTGATTCTACACAGATTGGTTATTGGCCAGCAGAAGTGTTTGGGGGATTAAAGAATTTTGCATCGAAGGCGGCATGGGGTGGAGAGGCATTTAGTTTAGGACCTACTTTCCCTCCCATGGGTACAGGACAATTCCCTCAACGGGACACCTCCGTCGATGCATATTGTAGAAAAATTGCCATCATCAATTCTGCTGGGAAAACTGCAGAGGCTGGTCCTTTGTCTAAGTTTGAAGATGCCAGTGCGCTCTACCAAGTGAGTGATAAACAAACTGGCGATAATGATTTTGGTCATTTGGTCTTTTTGGGAGGACCAGGTTCTAACAAATGA